In a genomic window of Merismopedia glauca CCAP 1448/3:
- a CDS encoding V4R domain-containing protein yields MINVADLVKKQSLKGNYFAFDAYIQGDFESGLVENRRGDRLLALPETLISAIHMGLETELGSASKLVLFNCGRWWGKNFYKRFSEQVSGYYSKPLAEMEMIELLQCLKQCWKAHGWGTFELDLSSYQQGFLLVEITNSIFAKEASGDPMPSCFLEAGILSAIFSQLSGKELHCLQISCESLQADRNRFVIGLAERLAPVTGWLEEQQNWSTIWQNLGGSK; encoded by the coding sequence ATGATTAATGTTGCAGATTTAGTCAAAAAGCAGTCTCTCAAGGGAAATTACTTTGCCTTTGATGCTTATATTCAGGGAGATTTTGAATCAGGATTAGTTGAAAATCGTCGAGGCGATCGCCTGTTAGCATTACCAGAAACTTTGATTTCTGCTATCCATATGGGACTAGAAACAGAACTAGGTTCTGCGTCTAAGTTAGTTCTATTTAATTGCGGTCGTTGGTGGGGAAAAAACTTCTATAAAAGATTTTCTGAACAAGTAAGTGGCTACTATAGCAAACCCCTAGCCGAAATGGAAATGATTGAGTTACTACAATGTTTAAAACAATGTTGGAAAGCTCACGGATGGGGAACTTTTGAATTAGATTTATCTTCTTATCAGCAGGGTTTTCTATTAGTAGAAATTACCAATTCAATCTTTGCCAAAGAAGCTTCGGGCGATCCGATGCCATCTTGTTTCCTAGAAGCAGGGATATTAAGTGCTATTTTTTCCCAATTATCAGGTAAAGAATTGCATTGTTTGCAAATTAGTTGCGAGTCATTACAAGCAGATCGCAACCGCTTTGTTATCGGTTTAGCCGAACGATTAGCACCAGTTACAGGTTGGTTAGAAGAACAACAAAACTGGTCAACCATTTGGCAAAATTTAGGTGGAAGTAAATAG
- a CDS encoding phycobilisome protein: MHPQLTTLLHEAEYRYLELEDLQKFQTHTVRLSHALAIYNLIQKNEIEIFQNIANLLIKEFKQTEESTIELALCNWLTVLRYCAMAMVLNNRDFLNLRLLEWMKDLVRVRPATVIESRLYEVLIEQLSKVLSAAQMMELNPFLEMAFLEIANNTFFSNGEIANQEQLN; this comes from the coding sequence ATGCATCCACAATTAACAACTTTGCTTCACGAAGCAGAATATCGCTATTTAGAATTAGAAGATCTGCAAAAATTCCAAACTCATACAGTTAGATTAAGCCACGCTTTAGCAATTTATAACTTAATCCAAAAGAATGAGATAGAAATTTTCCAAAATATTGCTAATCTCCTGATTAAAGAGTTTAAACAAACCGAAGAATCAACCATTGAATTAGCTTTATGTAATTGGTTGACTGTCTTACGCTATTGTGCAATGGCAATGGTGTTGAATAATCGTGATTTCCTCAATCTACGACTTTTAGAATGGATGAAAGATTTAGTACGAGTTCGACCAGCTACAGTCATAGAATCAAGATTGTATGAAGTCTTAATCGAACAGTTATCTAAGGTTTTAAGTGCCGCACAAATGATGGAGTTAAATCCTTTTTTGGAAATGGCATTTTTGGAAATTGCCAATAACACTTTTTTCTCCAATGGTGAAATTGCTAACCAAGAGCAATTAAATTAA